A DNA window from Microcystis aeruginosa NIES-843 contains the following coding sequences:
- a CDS encoding response regulator transcription factor, giving the protein MVSIHISIVEGNPHLRSLLAWHLQQAGYLVNQSATLQSARQTFLHRQPTLAIIDSDLPDGDGIELCRWLYQQKQSLILILSARNGEKDVVNGLKAGADDYLKKPFGMQEFMARVEVLTRRLGSRAAPLHLDYGQLKIDLAQRRVQFRGEYIELTPQEFSLLYVLAQAEGTPLSRADLLRRAWPEEIDNPRTIDTHVLSLRKKIETDPRQPNLIQTVRNVGYRFNLEMLAEMTSALEANIIASTKGNHNGHSINKIPAHNVSR; this is encoded by the coding sequence GTGGTATCGATCCATATTTCTATTGTTGAGGGCAACCCGCACTTGCGATCGCTATTAGCTTGGCATCTGCAACAGGCCGGTTATTTGGTTAATCAATCGGCAACCCTGCAAAGTGCGCGTCAAACTTTCCTTCATCGTCAACCAACCTTAGCAATTATCGATTCCGACTTGCCAGATGGGGATGGGATCGAACTCTGCCGTTGGCTTTATCAACAAAAACAGTCTTTAATACTGATTCTCTCGGCCCGCAATGGCGAAAAAGATGTGGTCAATGGTTTAAAAGCTGGGGCCGACGACTACCTGAAAAAGCCCTTTGGAATGCAAGAATTTATGGCTAGGGTAGAAGTGTTAACCCGTCGTTTAGGCAGTAGGGCTGCTCCCCTACACTTGGATTATGGGCAATTAAAAATAGATTTAGCCCAAAGACGGGTACAATTTCGCGGGGAGTATATCGAATTAACCCCCCAAGAATTTAGCCTACTCTACGTTTTAGCCCAAGCGGAGGGAACACCCCTATCAAGAGCCGATTTACTGCGTCGCGCTTGGCCCGAGGAAATCGATAATCCCCGGACAATTGATACTCATGTTCTCTCTCTGCGGAAAAAAATCGAAACCGATCCCAGGCAACCTAATTTAATTCAAACCGTCCGCAACGTCGGCTATCGTTTCAATCTAGAAATGTTGGCCGAGATGACTTCAGCTTTAGAAGCTAATATTATTGCCTCCACCAAAGGCAATCATAACGGCCATTCCATTAATAAAATTCCCGCTCACAATGTTAGTCGTTAA
- a CDS encoding DUF3155 domain-containing protein, producing MARKRKRKSRRRQEGRKILELIPQYSIESGEDKPVTAARKYIQAIGISPPALLIVKRNEHTTDRYFWAEKGLFGAQYVEENHFLFPSLRDLQPQPQPVKAPVAVAK from the coding sequence TTGGCCAGAAAACGGAAACGTAAAAGTCGCCGTCGTCAAGAAGGACGTAAGATACTTGAACTTATACCCCAGTATAGTATTGAAAGTGGCGAAGATAAACCCGTAACTGCGGCGCGTAAGTATATTCAAGCTATAGGCATTAGCCCACCAGCTTTATTGATTGTTAAGCGTAACGAGCATACAACCGATCGCTATTTCTGGGCTGAAAAAGGACTGTTTGGAGCGCAATATGTGGAGGAAAACCACTTCCTTTTCCCAAGTTTGCGCGACCTGCAGCCCCAGCCCCAGCCCGTCAAAGCACCGGTAGCAGTTGCCAAATAA
- a CDS encoding GAF domain-containing sensor histidine kinase: MPFSSPSRTPLSDDFIALCQTQMELLREQMETDRSAVYLTEPLSSNLIPVVVYPPFNPPSPQKKRLSLQPGQPAADLLTAVKLEDLSHLWGNQETVSSHRLFLPLMYEEGMIGLLVTTREKRPWQSWELTRMEKITQTLALACVLDRQLGEERYYRQWQRQRLDTFLHQIRNPLTALKTFGKLLLKRLLAEEGNDPAITGILRESDRVRDLIAEFEAQIQQESENYPTVDIPLLQAQSSPTAFLLPAGSGQLAPIDLHDILDPLLLSAQAVAKERNLSLETIHGEDIPLICANIPGLREVFSNLIDNALKYTPAGGKVTVEVQNVKNSVEIVFKDTGYGIARSDQERIFQRHYRGVQAGGDIPGTGLGLAIAKELITSMGGTIEFISPNPEQTSSLYPGTVFRVHIPVIADDNLSIEG, translated from the coding sequence ATGCCCTTCTCCTCCCCCTCCCGGACTCCCCTGAGTGATGATTTTATTGCCCTCTGTCAGACACAGATGGAACTTTTGCGAGAGCAAATGGAAACGGACAGAAGTGCGGTTTATTTAACTGAACCTTTATCGAGTAATTTAATTCCAGTCGTTGTTTATCCGCCTTTTAATCCCCCTTCTCCCCAAAAAAAGCGGCTTTCCTTACAACCGGGGCAACCGGCGGCAGACTTGTTAACTGCGGTTAAGTTAGAAGATTTATCCCACCTCTGGGGTAATCAGGAGACCGTCAGCAGTCATCGCTTGTTTTTACCCTTAATGTATGAAGAGGGCATGATCGGATTATTGGTGACAACCAGAGAAAAACGACCTTGGCAAAGTTGGGAATTAACCCGGATGGAAAAAATCACCCAAACCCTCGCTTTGGCCTGTGTACTCGATCGCCAATTAGGAGAAGAACGTTATTATCGACAATGGCAACGTCAGCGCCTCGATACCTTTCTCCATCAAATCCGCAATCCCCTCACCGCTTTAAAAACCTTTGGTAAACTTCTGCTCAAAAGGCTTTTAGCCGAAGAAGGTAACGATCCCGCCATTACTGGTATTCTGAGGGAAAGCGATCGAGTTCGGGACTTAATCGCCGAATTTGAGGCACAAATTCAGCAAGAAAGCGAAAATTACCCCACCGTCGATATTCCTCTCCTGCAAGCGCAATCTTCCCCCACCGCCTTTCTCTTGCCTGCTGGCAGCGGCCAACTAGCTCCGATCGATCTCCATGATATTCTCGATCCGCTGCTCCTTTCGGCCCAGGCCGTAGCCAAAGAGAGAAATCTCAGTCTAGAAACGATTCACGGGGAAGACATACCACTTATTTGCGCCAATATCCCCGGTTTGCGGGAAGTATTCAGCAATTTAATTGATAATGCCCTCAAATATACTCCTGCTGGCGGAAAAGTCACCGTCGAGGTGCAGAATGTTAAGAATAGTGTAGAAATTGTTTTTAAAGACACGGGTTATGGTATAGCGAGGAGCGATCAAGAAAGAATTTTTCAACGTCACTACCGGGGAGTGCAAGCAGGGGGAGATATACCCGGTACAGGATTGGGTTTAGCGATCGCTAAAGAATTAATTACCAGCATGGGGGGGACGATTGAATTTATCAGTCCCAATCCCGAGCAAACAAGTTCCCTCTACCCCGGCACGGTTTTTCGGGTTCATATACCAGTTATAGCCGATGATAACCTCAGTATAGAGGGATGA
- a CDS encoding IS630-like element ISMae21 family transposase, translating into MSYSLDLRKKVIDYVENGGSITKAAALFNIGRATIYRWLGREKLEATKVKHRQRKLDWKALSKDVQENPEARLRDRAEKFGVRPSAICYALKNMKVTRKKKELRYRERNREERMKYYRVLRELIKIYGSESLVFIDESGFEEFQACFYAWSKKGKKVFGDRQGKRGKRENLVAGRRKGKKDFIAPMVFTRSLNAEGFEGWLSLYLLPSLTITSVLIMDNAPIHRKTVIKQLVEEAGHQVVFLPKYSPDLNDIEHDFSALKRARMYAPVGTPLDEIIRTYCVA; encoded by the coding sequence ATGTCTTATAGCCTAGACTTGAGAAAAAAAGTAATCGATTATGTAGAGAATGGGGGAAGCATAACCAAAGCCGCCGCTCTATTTAATATAGGAAGAGCGACGATATATAGATGGCTAGGTAGGGAAAAACTGGAAGCAACAAAGGTAAAACACCGTCAGAGAAAGCTGGACTGGAAAGCACTGTCAAAAGATGTCCAAGAAAATCCCGAGGCAAGATTAAGAGACAGAGCCGAGAAATTTGGAGTGAGACCAAGTGCCATTTGCTATGCCTTAAAAAACATGAAAGTTACCAGAAAAAAGAAGGAACTTCGTTATAGAGAAAGAAACCGAGAAGAAAGAATGAAATACTACAGAGTGCTGAGAGAATTGATTAAAATATATGGAAGTGAAAGCCTTGTATTTATTGATGAGTCAGGGTTTGAAGAATTTCAAGCCTGTTTTTATGCTTGGTCAAAAAAAGGGAAGAAAGTCTTTGGAGATAGACAAGGAAAACGAGGAAAAAGAGAGAACCTTGTCGCTGGTAGAAGAAAGGGAAAAAAAGACTTTATTGCACCGATGGTATTTACGAGAAGCCTGAATGCCGAAGGTTTTGAAGGGTGGTTATCTTTATATTTGTTGCCCTCTCTAACCATAACATCAGTATTAATTATGGATAATGCACCAATTCATCGGAAGACAGTCATTAAACAACTGGTAGAGGAAGCAGGTCATCAGGTCGTGTTTTTGCCAAAATACTCTCCTGATTTAAATGATATCGAACATGATTTTAGTGCATTAAAGAGGGCAAGAATGTATGCTCCTGTGGGGACACCCCTTGATGAAATTATTCGTACTTATTGTGTCGCCTAG
- the ebsA gene encoding type IV pilus biogenesis protein EbsA has translation MPTIEQLEPANKADVVVYMPYYAKDKHSILPYAIALYQAGSLEGRRPIENSQGIPFVASWYVSKLPSELTRCRLQFEGQADLSYEMTIINAELIEYLIDAIKTFKQLGSADFSQGFYRKLLRFEE, from the coding sequence ATGCCGACTATCGAACAATTAGAACCCGCTAATAAGGCCGATGTGGTAGTATATATGCCCTACTATGCCAAGGACAAACATAGTATCCTGCCCTATGCGATCGCTTTGTATCAAGCAGGATCTTTAGAAGGTCGTCGTCCCATAGAAAACAGTCAAGGGATTCCCTTTGTAGCGTCTTGGTATGTATCAAAATTGCCCTCGGAATTGACCCGTTGTCGTTTACAATTTGAAGGACAGGCCGACCTAAGCTATGAGATGACGATTATTAACGCCGAGTTGATCGAATATCTCATCGATGCGATTAAAACCTTTAAGCAGCTAGGTTCGGCCGACTTTTCGCAGGGATTTTATCGGAAACTGCTGCGATTTGAAGAATAA
- a CDS encoding phosphotransacetylase family protein, which produces MAKSAKSILISSLEPLSGKSGTIVGLAHLLRQKGLEISYGKPVGNCPGYVDGQLVDEDVEFIQQLLELSPEQLRLPLIYTDMDSVAKRLQGADKQDYGNILAGYLDRVNSDIALLEGPGTLWEGSIFQLSMGEMAKILQTPILLVARYSSPLIADSLLKAQQELNNQLLGVVISDIPADDWDEVQSLLKPYLAGQGVEVLGLLPASKLMRSISVREIVHLLEAKVLCRPDRLDWMVESLAIGAMNVNAALEYFRKGENMAVITGGDRTDLQLAALETSTTCLILTGSISPDPLILGRAEDLEVPILSVNLDTLTTVEIVDRAFGKIRLQEQVKVACIRELMEEHFQIDRLLEKLTTGG; this is translated from the coding sequence GTGGCGAAATCAGCCAAATCTATACTCATCTCTTCCCTGGAACCCCTCAGTGGTAAATCGGGAACTATCGTCGGTTTAGCGCATCTCTTGCGGCAAAAAGGCCTAGAGATAAGTTACGGCAAACCAGTGGGCAATTGTCCGGGCTACGTCGATGGGCAATTGGTCGATGAGGATGTAGAATTTATCCAGCAATTACTAGAATTATCCCCCGAGCAGCTGCGTTTACCCCTGATCTATACGGATATGGATTCCGTTGCTAAACGTCTGCAAGGTGCAGATAAACAGGACTACGGCAATATTCTTGCTGGCTATCTCGATCGGGTTAACAGTGATATTGCCCTCCTCGAAGGGCCGGGGACTCTCTGGGAAGGGAGTATTTTTCAGTTATCGATGGGGGAGATGGCCAAAATTCTCCAGACTCCGATCCTATTGGTGGCCCGCTATAGTTCTCCCCTGATTGCCGATAGTCTGCTGAAAGCGCAACAGGAATTAAATAATCAGCTGCTGGGGGTAGTAATTAGTGATATCCCCGCCGATGATTGGGATGAAGTACAATCTCTCCTTAAACCCTATCTCGCTGGCCAAGGTGTGGAAGTTTTAGGACTGTTACCCGCTAGTAAACTGATGCGCAGTATTAGTGTTCGGGAAATTGTCCATCTTTTAGAGGCCAAAGTATTATGTCGGCCCGATCGTTTGGATTGGATGGTAGAAAGTTTAGCGATCGGGGCAATGAATGTCAACGCCGCTTTAGAATATTTTCGCAAGGGGGAAAATATGGCTGTGATTACGGGTGGCGATCGCACAGACCTACAGTTAGCTGCCCTAGAAACTTCTACCACCTGTTTGATCTTAACTGGTTCCATCTCTCCAGATCCCCTGATTCTGGGCCGGGCCGAGGATTTAGAAGTACCGATTCTCTCGGTAAATTTAGATACTCTCACCACCGTGGAAATCGTCGATCGGGCCTTCGGGAAGATTCGCTTACAGGAACAGGTAAAAGTCGCTTGTATTCGAGAATTAATGGAGGAACATTTCCAGATCGATCGCCTGTTAGAAAAGTTAACAACAGGGGGGTAA
- a CDS encoding ABC transporter ATP-binding protein — protein MSLSSSPVSPPVKENDWSLLLTLLPYAKKQKALLFCSLILLFPLSLTGAIQPLIIGQAVSLLQKEQTWDFLAQMPLTAAINTLIIILSASIILRLILGTMQGYLVQKVGQSITANVREDLFTHVTSLSSSFFDRSPVGRLVTRLTSDVEALGEVFASGAIGVVSDLVNILVIIITMFTLQWQLALLLVLMLFPVTALIIFFQKQYRIANYQVREELSKLNAQLQENIVGVNIVQLFRRERFNAEMFRAINTHYRQSLDKTIFYDSAVSATLEWIGLIAVGGVLWLGGIFILQKTIDFGVLSAFILFSQRLFNPLRQFAEKFTMFQSGFTAIERIGELISIPIEITDSNNYKEIYFPEKRQTGEIIFENVWFGYKPDEYIIKGLNFTIHPGEKVALVGPTGAGKSSIIRLLCRLYEPSKGRILVDGIDIRYLPQAELRRYIGVILQETFLFAGDVTRNITLGENYDFEQVKAAAKLTNIDHFIEELPDGYHTLLRERGANLSGGQKQLLAFARVAIRNPEILVLDEATASLDVGTEVLIQEALEQILVNRTAIIIAHRLSTIRDVDRILVLKRGELVESGTHEDLLTEDGLYASLYKLQMLGTDS, from the coding sequence ATGAGTCTATCATCCTCCCCTGTGTCCCCTCCGGTCAAAGAAAATGACTGGAGCTTATTATTAACATTACTTCCCTACGCAAAAAAGCAAAAAGCCCTGCTATTTTGCTCATTAATACTTCTTTTTCCCCTATCTCTCACGGGGGCGATCCAACCCTTAATTATCGGTCAAGCGGTCTCCCTTTTGCAAAAGGAACAAACTTGGGATTTTTTGGCTCAAATGCCCTTAACAGCAGCCATTAATACCCTAATTATTATCCTGTCAGCTTCGATTATTTTACGACTGATTTTAGGGACAATGCAAGGTTATCTAGTGCAGAAAGTCGGTCAGTCAATTACTGCTAATGTCCGGGAAGATTTATTTACCCATGTCACCTCCCTTTCCTCCAGTTTTTTTGATCGCTCTCCCGTGGGACGTTTAGTCACTCGTTTAACCAGCGATGTGGAAGCATTAGGAGAAGTTTTTGCTAGTGGGGCGATCGGAGTTGTCAGTGATTTGGTCAATATTTTAGTTATTATCATCACCATGTTTACCCTGCAATGGCAATTAGCTCTATTGTTGGTGTTGATGTTATTTCCCGTCACTGCTTTAATTATCTTTTTTCAAAAACAATACCGCATCGCTAACTATCAAGTACGCGAGGAATTATCAAAACTTAATGCCCAATTACAGGAAAATATAGTCGGAGTTAATATTGTTCAATTATTTCGCCGCGAACGCTTTAATGCTGAAATGTTTCGCGCTATCAATACTCACTATCGTCAATCCCTAGATAAAACAATTTTTTATGATTCTGCTGTCTCGGCCACTTTGGAATGGATCGGATTAATTGCCGTGGGAGGAGTATTATGGTTAGGCGGGATTTTTATTCTCCAGAAAACCATTGATTTTGGGGTTTTATCAGCTTTTATTTTATTCTCCCAACGTCTCTTTAATCCCCTGCGTCAGTTTGCCGAAAAATTTACTATGTTTCAATCGGGTTTTACTGCTATAGAACGAATTGGTGAATTAATTAGTATTCCCATTGAAATCACCGATTCTAACAATTATAAAGAGATTTACTTCCCAGAAAAACGTCAAACTGGCGAGATTATTTTTGAAAATGTTTGGTTTGGTTATAAACCCGATGAATATATTATCAAAGGTCTCAATTTTACCATTCATCCAGGGGAAAAAGTCGCTTTAGTTGGTCCCACCGGTGCGGGAAAAAGTTCGATTATTCGTCTTCTCTGTCGTCTTTACGAACCAAGTAAGGGCAGAATTCTAGTGGATGGTATCGATATCCGTTATCTTCCCCAAGCGGAATTAAGACGTTATATCGGTGTCATTCTCCAAGAAACTTTTCTCTTTGCCGGAGATGTTACTCGCAATATTACTTTAGGGGAAAATTATGATTTTGAGCAAGTGAAGGCAGCAGCTAAATTAACTAATATCGATCACTTTATCGAGGAGTTACCCGATGGTTATCATACCCTTTTACGGGAACGAGGCGCAAATTTATCGGGAGGACAAAAACAATTACTCGCTTTTGCGAGAGTCGCTATTCGTAACCCCGAAATTTTAGTTTTAGATGAAGCTACCGCTAGTTTAGACGTGGGGACAGAAGTATTAATTCAAGAAGCTTTAGAACAGATTTTAGTCAATCGTACTGCTATTATTATCGCCCATCGTCTCTCCACTATTCGCGATGTCGATCGAATTCTTGTCCTTAAACGCGGGGAATTAGTCGAATCGGGAACCCATGAAGATTTATTAACCGAAGACGGCCTCTACGCTAGTTTATATAAACTGCAAATGTTAGGCACAGATAGTTAA
- a CDS encoding aminotransferase class I/II-fold pyridoxal phosphate-dependent enzyme, translating into MPSPESAPLLSQLQKKVNSLDVPFYAPGHKQGEGIGEDLSNLLGKSVFKADLPELPDLDNLFAPTGVIKEAQILAAETFGADKSWFLVNGSSCGIIAAILATCGEGDKIILARNIHKSAISGLILSGAQPIFINPEYNPTIDLNLNITPQSLENALKLHPDAKAVMVVSPTYQGVCCDLETIAQITDHYSIPLLVDEAHGAHFAFHPDLPPAALSLGADMAIQSTHKVLGALTQASMLHLKSDRISSEKVDRALQLVQTTSPSYLLLASLDSARKQMATQGLDLLTKTLDLAASARKELDKIPNISVLDFPHSIPGCHWFDRTRLTVIVKDFGLTGYEIDDILREKYAVTAELPTLSQLTFIISIGNHREHINRLITAFQCLKSPSSTSLPPTPPPVTGNLAISPRKAFFAPTEIVSQKNALDRLSADVICPYPPGIPVLMPGELISQEILDYLQTILDLGGTITGGSDDNLTTFRVLK; encoded by the coding sequence ATGCCTTCGCCAGAATCTGCTCCGCTATTATCACAACTGCAAAAAAAAGTCAATAGTTTAGATGTACCATTTTATGCACCAGGGCATAAGCAGGGGGAAGGAATCGGGGAAGATTTAAGTAATTTACTGGGAAAAAGCGTCTTTAAAGCCGATTTACCCGAATTACCCGACCTTGATAATTTGTTTGCCCCGACGGGGGTGATTAAAGAAGCGCAAATTTTAGCAGCCGAGACATTTGGGGCAGATAAAAGCTGGTTTTTAGTCAATGGCTCCAGTTGTGGCATTATTGCGGCGATTTTAGCCACTTGCGGCGAGGGAGATAAAATTATTTTGGCGAGAAATATTCATAAATCGGCAATTTCGGGCTTAATTCTCTCTGGGGCGCAGCCTATCTTTATCAATCCCGAATATAATCCCACTATCGATCTAAATTTAAATATAACCCCCCAATCCCTCGAAAATGCCCTGAAACTTCATCCCGACGCCAAAGCGGTGATGGTAGTCTCTCCCACCTATCAAGGGGTTTGCTGTGACTTAGAAACTATCGCCCAGATTACCGATCATTATTCTATCCCGCTGCTCGTCGATGAGGCTCACGGGGCGCATTTTGCCTTTCATCCCGATTTACCTCCGGCTGCCCTGTCTCTCGGCGCTGATATGGCTATTCAGTCCACCCATAAGGTTTTAGGGGCCTTAACTCAAGCATCAATGTTACACTTAAAAAGCGATCGCATTAGTTCCGAAAAAGTCGATCGAGCCTTACAATTAGTTCAAACCACTAGCCCTAGTTATTTGCTTCTCGCTTCCCTTGATAGTGCTAGAAAGCAAATGGCGACGCAAGGACTAGATTTACTGACCAAAACCCTCGATTTAGCCGCTTCGGCCCGAAAAGAACTCGATAAAATCCCTAATATCTCTGTTTTAGACTTTCCCCATTCTATCCCGGGTTGTCACTGGTTCGATCGCACTCGTTTAACGGTAATCGTCAAAGATTTTGGCTTAACTGGTTACGAAATAGACGATATTTTGCGAGAAAAATACGCCGTCACCGCAGAATTACCGACTTTAAGCCAACTTACTTTTATTATCTCCATCGGCAATCATCGCGAACACATTAATCGCCTAATTACTGCTTTTCAATGCCTTAAATCCCCTTCCTCTACCAGTTTACCCCCCACTCCTCCCCCAGTCACGGGAAATTTGGCTATTTCTCCTAGAAAGGCTTTTTTTGCCCCTACAGAGATAGTATCCCAGAAAAATGCCCTCGATCGTCTTAGTGCTGATGTTATCTGTCCCTATCCCCCCGGTATTCCCGTTTTGATGCCGGGAGAGTTAATTTCTCAGGAAATCCTCGACTATCTGCAAACTATTTTAGACCTCGGTGGCACGATTACCGGCGGTAGTGATGATAATTTAACTACTTTCAGGGTTTTAAAATAA